The following proteins come from a genomic window of Acuticoccus sediminis:
- a CDS encoding rhomboid family intramembrane serine protease → MSHIPRIPQQPDEEPTRAWRHRAAPPSSEGLQPGSGNGHPPHPDPYGEPRRPPREPAFMLPGSVVAMVAIIAVVQFARSMVSQQQDLLVQLWFAFIPARYADTFFPFPGGLGADAWTFVTYALLHGSWVHLLTNTVWLVAFGSAVARRFGPLRFWLFSAAAAAGGAALHLALHFGDPIPVVGASAAIAGQMAAAARFVFDSHGPLVLRRGGDDSAFRRPATSLVDTFRNRSALLFIVIWFGINLAVGIGSSVSGGVAIAWEAHIGGFLVGLLLFRFFDPVPPR, encoded by the coding sequence ATGAGCCACATTCCCCGCATCCCGCAGCAGCCGGACGAGGAGCCGACGCGCGCCTGGCGCCACCGGGCCGCGCCGCCGTCGTCCGAGGGGCTGCAGCCGGGATCCGGCAACGGCCACCCGCCCCACCCGGATCCCTACGGCGAGCCCCGTCGGCCGCCGCGCGAGCCTGCTTTCATGCTGCCCGGCTCGGTGGTGGCGATGGTGGCGATCATCGCGGTCGTCCAGTTCGCCCGCTCGATGGTGAGCCAGCAGCAGGACCTCCTGGTGCAGCTCTGGTTCGCCTTCATCCCGGCCCGCTACGCCGACACCTTCTTCCCCTTCCCGGGCGGCCTCGGCGCGGACGCGTGGACCTTCGTGACCTACGCGCTGCTGCACGGCTCGTGGGTGCACCTCCTCACCAACACCGTCTGGCTGGTGGCGTTCGGCAGCGCCGTGGCGCGCCGCTTCGGACCGCTGCGGTTCTGGCTGTTCTCGGCGGCGGCGGCCGCGGGCGGAGCCGCGCTGCACCTCGCGCTCCACTTCGGCGACCCGATCCCGGTGGTCGGCGCCTCGGCCGCCATTGCGGGACAGATGGCCGCAGCCGCGCGCTTCGTGTTCGATTCGCACGGTCCGCTGGTGCTGCGGCGCGGCGGCGACGACAGCGCCTTCCGCCGGCCGGCGACGAGCCTCGTCGACACGTTCCGGAACCGCAGCGCGCTGCTGTTCATCGTCATCTGGTTCGGCATCAACCTGGCCGTCGGGATCGGCAGCTCGGTGTCCGGCGGGGTGGCCATCGCCTGGGAAGCGCACATCGGCGGCTTCCTCGTCGGCCTCCTATTGTTCCGATTTTTCGATCCGGTACCGCCACGTTGA
- the hisI gene encoding phosphoribosyl-AMP cyclohydrolase, producing the protein MTRAANSLELPSSDANEQERGATFRPKFDANGLLTAVAVDDATGDILMLAHMDRTALAATLETGEVHYYSRSRGKLWKKGETSGQIQTVRRILVDCDQDALVIRVTVGGDGGACHTGARSCFYRALGEDGTLVRPED; encoded by the coding sequence GTGACACGTGCCGCAAACAGCCTTGAACTACCGTCCAGCGATGCGAATGAGCAGGAGCGCGGAGCAACCTTCCGCCCGAAATTCGACGCCAACGGCCTCCTGACCGCCGTCGCCGTCGACGATGCGACCGGCGACATCCTGATGCTCGCCCACATGGATCGTACGGCGCTCGCCGCCACCCTCGAGACCGGCGAGGTGCACTACTACAGCCGCTCGCGGGGCAAGCTCTGGAAGAAGGGCGAGACGTCGGGCCAGATCCAGACGGTGCGGCGCATCCTCGTCGACTGCGATCAGGACGCGCTGGTGATCCGCGTCACGGTCGGCGGCGACGGCGGTGCCTGCCACACCGGGGCGCGCAGCTGCTTCTACCGCGCCCTCGGCGAGGACGGGACGCTGGTGCGGCCGGAGGACTGA
- a CDS encoding SLC13 family permease, with protein sequence MEADIAMMGTLLVIAVSTILYATERYSIEAISLGTLAAYVAMFAVFGLPAGDQSLDVADILSGFANSGLITIVALLIVGQGLFHTDALERPAQILVRWVVKHGTVGIAVTFISIAALSAFLNNTPVVVMFIPIIATLATALKSSGSRFLMPLSFVTILGGMTTLIGSSTNLLAANVARDAGAVDLSFFSFTPFALMVAGIGLPYVLGVMPLLLRENRSMAEAMRAQGGKQFIAEIPIRAGHPLVGAESKQGMFPQLQDMTVRLVQRGERPHLPPFENVKLQPGDIVIVAATRQALERALSTKSAVMGQEGGDDKPPGVVTLAEAIVAPGSRLIGRTVAQSGFRGEVGCVVLAIERRSRMPRMPMVDIRMEAGDVLLFAGPRKAIEELRGNRDVLLIDWTAADVPARRRAPAAIAVFLSVIISAATGIMPIAAAAVLGAFAMLATRCLNTRQAARVVDSRIIMLIASAIASSNALAATGGAEAIAHGLLSVLAGAPPSVVMSALFIMIALTTNIMTNNAAAVLFTPIAIGIASTLGLPAEPFVVTVILAANASFATPVAYQTNLLVMGPGHYRYRDFLIAGGPLVLLLWGAFSIIGPWWYGL encoded by the coding sequence ATGGAAGCCGATATCGCGATGATGGGGACCCTCCTCGTCATCGCCGTCTCCACCATCCTCTACGCGACCGAGCGCTACTCCATCGAGGCGATCAGCCTCGGTACCCTTGCAGCGTACGTCGCGATGTTCGCCGTGTTCGGCCTGCCCGCGGGCGACCAGTCGCTCGACGTGGCCGACATCCTGTCCGGATTCGCCAACTCCGGCCTCATCACCATCGTGGCGCTGCTGATCGTCGGTCAGGGCCTCTTCCACACCGACGCGCTGGAACGTCCGGCGCAGATCCTGGTGCGATGGGTGGTCAAGCACGGCACCGTCGGCATCGCGGTCACGTTCATCTCCATCGCCGCGCTCTCGGCCTTCCTGAACAATACGCCCGTCGTGGTGATGTTCATCCCGATCATCGCGACGCTCGCCACGGCGCTGAAGTCGTCGGGGTCGCGGTTCCTGATGCCGCTGTCGTTCGTCACCATCCTCGGCGGCATGACGACCCTGATCGGCTCGTCCACCAACCTGCTCGCCGCCAACGTCGCGCGCGACGCGGGGGCGGTGGACCTCTCCTTCTTCTCCTTCACGCCGTTCGCGCTGATGGTGGCCGGCATCGGCCTTCCCTACGTGCTCGGCGTCATGCCGCTGCTGCTGCGCGAGAACCGCTCCATGGCGGAGGCGATGCGCGCCCAGGGCGGCAAGCAGTTCATCGCCGAGATCCCGATCCGCGCGGGCCACCCGCTGGTGGGCGCGGAGTCCAAGCAGGGCATGTTCCCCCAGCTCCAGGACATGACCGTGCGGCTGGTGCAGCGCGGGGAGCGGCCGCACCTGCCCCCGTTCGAGAACGTGAAGCTCCAGCCGGGCGACATCGTCATCGTCGCGGCGACGCGTCAGGCGCTGGAGCGGGCGCTCTCCACCAAGTCGGCCGTGATGGGTCAGGAGGGCGGCGACGACAAGCCGCCGGGCGTCGTCACCCTCGCCGAGGCGATCGTCGCGCCCGGCTCGCGCCTGATCGGCCGCACCGTCGCCCAGTCCGGCTTCCGCGGCGAGGTCGGCTGCGTCGTCCTCGCCATCGAGCGCCGCTCGCGCATGCCGCGCATGCCGATGGTGGACATCCGCATGGAGGCGGGCGACGTCCTCCTCTTCGCCGGGCCGCGCAAGGCCATCGAGGAGCTGCGCGGCAACCGCGACGTGCTCCTGATCGACTGGACCGCGGCCGACGTGCCGGCGCGCCGCCGCGCCCCCGCCGCCATCGCGGTGTTCCTGTCGGTGATCATCAGCGCCGCCACCGGGATCATGCCCATCGCCGCCGCCGCCGTCCTCGGCGCGTTCGCGATGCTGGCGACGCGCTGTCTGAACACGCGCCAGGCCGCGCGCGTGGTCGACAGCCGGATCATCATGCTGATCGCCTCGGCCATCGCCTCGTCCAACGCGCTGGCGGCGACGGGCGGCGCGGAGGCCATCGCGCACGGTCTCCTGTCGGTCCTCGCCGGCGCGCCGCCGAGCGTCGTCATGTCCGCGCTCTTCATCATGATCGCGCTGACGACGAACATCATGACGAACAACGCCGCCGCCGTGTTGTTCACTCCGATTGCAATCGGAATCGCCTCAACCTTGGGCTTGCCGGCGGAACCCTTCGTCGTCACAGTCATCCTCGCGGCGAACGCATCCTTTGCGACGCCGGTGGCGTATCAGACGAACCTGCTCGTCATGGGACCCGGCCATTACCGATACCGGGACTTTCTCATCGCGGGTGGCCCGTTAGTTCTGCTACTGTGGGGCGCATTCTCGATCATAGGCCCATGGTGGTATGGTTTGTGA
- the yidD gene encoding membrane protein insertion efficiency factor YidD → MRPVAATLRGAIYVYRVLLSPILGRQCRYLPTCSQYADEAVKRYGAWTGSWLTLARILRCNPFGAAGYDPVPDLPPEAGRRPWRHARWTARHMDPATRIDRSA, encoded by the coding sequence ATGAGGCCGGTCGCGGCGACATTGCGCGGGGCGATCTACGTCTACCGCGTTCTCCTGTCGCCGATCCTCGGCCGTCAGTGCCGTTATCTCCCCACCTGCTCGCAGTATGCCGACGAAGCCGTGAAGCGCTATGGCGCCTGGACCGGCTCGTGGCTCACCCTGGCGCGCATCCTGCGCTGCAATCCGTTCGGTGCCGCAGGTTACGACCCGGTGCCGGACCTTCCCCCCGAAGCGGGCCGCCGCCCGTGGCGCCACGCCCGGTGGACCGCGCGCCACATGGACCCCGCCACGCGCATCGACCGCTCCGCCTGA
- a CDS encoding nitroreductase family protein → MHGLRDYLATRRTTAANFLGSPGPDQATLDQMLTIAARVPDHGKLAPWRFIVFEGEAREAAGELIARIAASSDVKRDLEEERQRLTRAPLVVAVVSTAGPHVKIPEWEQILSAGAVCLNLIHAAHAFGFGAQWLSGWFAYDRDVLAGLGIGPDENVAGFIHIGTPEFTPSDRDRPDLAAIVTRFQPATEAG, encoded by the coding sequence ATGCACGGGCTGCGTGACTATTTGGCAACGCGTCGAACGACGGCGGCGAACTTTCTCGGCTCTCCCGGCCCCGACCAGGCGACGCTTGATCAGATGCTCACGATCGCCGCGCGCGTTCCGGACCACGGCAAGCTCGCGCCATGGCGCTTTATTGTATTCGAGGGCGAGGCGCGAGAGGCGGCGGGCGAACTGATCGCGCGGATTGCCGCATCCTCGGATGTGAAACGCGACCTCGAGGAGGAGCGCCAGCGCCTGACGCGGGCCCCTCTGGTTGTAGCCGTGGTCAGCACCGCCGGGCCGCACGTGAAGATCCCGGAATGGGAGCAGATCCTGTCTGCCGGGGCGGTTTGCCTCAATCTCATCCACGCCGCGCACGCCTTCGGCTTCGGCGCGCAGTGGTTGAGCGGCTGGTTCGCCTATGACCGTGACGTGCTGGCCGGGCTCGGAATCGGACCGGATGAAAATGTCGCGGGCTTTATCCACATCGGGACGCCCGAATTCACACCCTCCGACCGCGACCGCCCCGACCTCGCGGCGATCGTCACCCGCTTCCAGCCAGCGACCGAGGCGGGCTGA
- a CDS encoding DUF3126 family protein, which yields MKKTEMAKLEAYMRRVFGNDTLSVRPQVKKDDSAEVYVREEFIGVLYRDEDEGELSWNFTMAILEMDIEDAA from the coding sequence GTGAAAAAGACCGAGATGGCCAAGCTCGAGGCCTATATGCGTCGTGTGTTCGGCAACGACACGCTCAGCGTCAGGCCGCAGGTGAAGAAGGACGACTCGGCCGAGGTGTACGTCAGGGAAGAGTTCATCGGCGTGCTGTACCGCGACGAGGACGAAGGCGAGCTGTCGTGGAACTTCACGATGGCCATCCTCGAAATGGACATCGAGGACGCCGCCTGA
- a CDS encoding arginyltransferase, producing the protein MAESERETPVRPRRRVTVRRLSEHPQFYLTAPSPCPYLPDRYERKVFTHLVGERAEALNDLLTQGGFRRSQNIAYRPACEGCRACVSVRVVVDEFEWTRSLKRVWRENMALERRERPPLPSSEQYSIFRAYLDRRHADGGMADMTVLDYAMMVEDTHVDTRIFEYREPGGRNRGPLLGCALTDILSDGLSMVYSFYEPDLQISSLGTFMILDHIMRAKEIGLPYVYLGYWVDGSDKMAYKTRFQPQERLGPKGWSRG; encoded by the coding sequence ATGGCCGAGTCCGAGCGGGAGACGCCGGTCCGTCCCCGCCGCAGGGTCACCGTCCGCCGCCTGTCCGAGCACCCGCAGTTCTATCTGACGGCTCCTTCCCCGTGCCCGTACCTGCCCGACCGGTACGAGCGGAAGGTCTTCACCCACCTCGTGGGCGAGCGCGCCGAGGCGCTGAACGATCTCCTCACCCAGGGCGGCTTCCGTCGCTCGCAGAACATCGCCTACCGTCCCGCCTGCGAGGGCTGCCGCGCCTGCGTCTCGGTCCGCGTGGTGGTCGACGAGTTCGAGTGGACGCGCTCGCTGAAACGCGTCTGGCGCGAGAACATGGCGCTGGAGCGCCGTGAGCGCCCGCCGCTCCCCTCGTCCGAGCAGTACAGCATCTTCCGCGCCTACCTCGACCGGCGGCACGCCGACGGCGGCATGGCCGACATGACCGTCCTCGACTACGCGATGATGGTGGAAGACACCCACGTCGACACGCGCATCTTCGAATACCGCGAGCCGGGCGGGCGCAACCGCGGCCCGCTGCTCGGCTGCGCGCTGACCGACATCCTCTCCGACGGCCTGTCGATGGTCTACTCGTTCTATGAGCCGGACCTGCAGATCTCATCGCTCGGCACGTTCATGATCCTCGACCACATCATGCGCGCGAAGGAGATCGGCCTGCCGTACGTTTATCTCGGCTACTGGGTCGATGGCTCGGACAAGATGGCCTACAAGACCCGCTTCCAACCGCAGGAGCGGCTCGGTCCGAAGGGCTGGTCGCGCGGATAG
- the parC gene encoding DNA topoisomerase IV subunit A, with protein MSDSDDTNVDLKAALEERYLAYALSTIMHRALPDVRDGMKPVHRRLLFAMRQLRLDPGQAFKKSARVVGDVIGKYHPHGDTAVYDALVRLAQDFAVRYPLVDGQGNFGTVDGDSAAAMRYTEARMTDVARLLLDGLDEDAVDFRDTYDGSEREPVVLPGGFPNLLANGASGIAVGMATNVPPHNAAEIAEAALHLIKHPNARLETIFDPDNGPIRGPDFPTGGVIVESASSMAEAYRTGRGGFRTRARWEIEDLGRGTWQIVVTEIPYQVTKSRLIERIAELLDQKKLPLLADVRDESAEDIRVVLEPRSKTVDAALLMESLFRVTDLETRIPLNMNVLMGGQVPRVVGLIEVIRAWLDHLKEVAVRRAQHRLEKVVHRLEVLDGFLVVYLDLDRVIQIIRYEDDPKAELMKVFELTEVQAEAILNMRLRSLRRLEEMEIRKEHERLTAERAELEALLGSEDKQWQKVASSVREVRKLFGLDTKLGHRRTSFADAPSTISADIVAEAMIEREPITVVLSQKGWIRALRGHTDDFEKLAFRQDDQMGHWFHAQTTDKLLILTTDGRVYTLGADKLPGGRGHGEPLRLILELSGGVEISAMFVYEAGSQWLIASQMGRGFIVGADDLIGTTKRGRAVMSPADSDVAMLIVRADGDHVAVIGENRKLVVFPIEQVPTLARGRGVRLQRYKDGGLSDIKTFKAAEGLTWRDKSGREHRRSMDDLADWRGERASAGRMAPQGMPRTNKFN; from the coding sequence TTGAGCGATAGCGACGACACGAACGTTGACCTGAAGGCGGCGCTGGAAGAGCGCTACCTTGCCTACGCGCTGTCGACGATCATGCACCGTGCGCTGCCTGACGTGCGCGACGGCATGAAGCCGGTGCACCGGCGCCTGCTCTTCGCGATGCGCCAGCTCCGGCTCGACCCGGGCCAGGCCTTCAAGAAGTCCGCCCGCGTGGTGGGCGACGTCATCGGTAAGTACCACCCGCACGGCGACACCGCGGTCTACGACGCGCTGGTCCGCCTCGCGCAGGACTTCGCCGTGCGCTACCCGCTGGTCGACGGGCAGGGCAACTTCGGCACGGTCGACGGCGATAGCGCCGCCGCCATGCGTTACACCGAAGCGCGCATGACGGACGTCGCGCGGCTGCTGCTCGACGGCCTCGACGAGGACGCGGTCGACTTCCGCGACACCTATGACGGCTCCGAGCGCGAGCCGGTGGTGCTGCCGGGCGGATTTCCGAACCTCCTCGCCAACGGCGCGTCGGGCATCGCGGTGGGCATGGCGACGAACGTGCCGCCGCACAACGCCGCCGAGATCGCCGAAGCGGCGCTTCACCTCATCAAGCACCCCAACGCCCGGCTGGAGACGATCTTCGACCCGGACAACGGGCCGATCCGCGGTCCGGACTTCCCGACCGGCGGCGTGATCGTCGAGAGCGCGTCCTCCATGGCGGAGGCGTACCGCACCGGCCGCGGCGGCTTCCGCACCCGCGCCCGCTGGGAAATCGAGGACCTCGGCCGCGGGACCTGGCAGATCGTCGTCACGGAGATCCCGTACCAGGTCACGAAGTCCCGCCTGATCGAGCGCATCGCCGAGCTCCTGGACCAGAAGAAGCTGCCGCTCCTCGCTGACGTTCGCGACGAGAGCGCGGAGGACATCCGCGTCGTGCTGGAGCCCCGCTCCAAGACGGTGGACGCCGCGCTGCTGATGGAGAGCCTCTTCCGCGTCACCGACCTGGAGACCCGCATCCCGCTCAACATGAACGTCCTGATGGGCGGGCAGGTGCCGCGCGTGGTCGGGCTGATCGAGGTGATCCGCGCCTGGCTCGACCACCTCAAGGAGGTCGCGGTCCGCCGGGCGCAGCACCGGCTCGAGAAGGTCGTCCACCGCCTGGAGGTGCTCGACGGCTTCCTCGTCGTCTACCTCGACCTCGACCGCGTCATTCAGATCATCCGCTACGAGGACGATCCGAAGGCCGAGCTCATGAAGGTCTTCGAGCTGACCGAGGTGCAGGCCGAGGCCATCCTCAACATGCGCCTGCGGTCGTTGCGGCGCCTGGAAGAGATGGAGATCCGCAAGGAGCACGAGCGCCTGACCGCCGAGCGGGCGGAGCTCGAGGCGTTGCTCGGGTCGGAAGACAAGCAGTGGCAGAAGGTGGCCAGCTCGGTCCGCGAGGTGAGGAAGCTCTTCGGCCTCGACACGAAGCTCGGACATCGCCGGACCTCCTTCGCCGACGCCCCGTCCACCATCAGCGCCGACATCGTCGCCGAGGCGATGATCGAGCGCGAGCCGATCACCGTGGTCCTGTCGCAGAAGGGCTGGATCCGCGCATTGCGGGGCCACACAGACGACTTCGAGAAGCTGGCCTTCCGCCAGGACGACCAGATGGGCCACTGGTTCCACGCCCAGACGACCGACAAGCTGCTGATCCTCACGACCGACGGCCGCGTCTACACCCTCGGGGCCGACAAGCTGCCGGGCGGGCGCGGCCATGGCGAGCCGCTGCGGCTCATCCTGGAGCTCTCCGGTGGTGTCGAGATCTCGGCGATGTTCGTCTACGAGGCCGGGTCGCAGTGGCTCATCGCCTCGCAGATGGGGCGCGGCTTCATCGTCGGCGCGGACGACCTGATCGGCACGACCAAGCGCGGCCGCGCCGTCATGTCACCGGCCGACAGCGACGTCGCCATGCTGATCGTGCGGGCGGACGGGGACCACGTCGCGGTGATCGGCGAGAACCGCAAGCTGGTCGTCTTCCCGATCGAGCAGGTGCCGACGCTGGCGCGCGGCCGTGGCGTGCGGCTGCAGCGCTACAAGGACGGCGGCCTCTCCGACATCAAGACGTTCAAGGCGGCCGAGGGGCTGACCTGGCGCGACAAGTCGGGCCGGGAGCATCGCCGCTCGATGGACGACCTCGCCGACTGGCGCGGCGAGCGCGCCTCGGCCGGCCGCATGGCCCCGCAGGGCATGCCGCGCACGAACAAGTTCAACTGA
- a CDS encoding gamma carbonic anhydrase family protein, with protein MPLYRLDGIEPDIHPDTWIAPTAVLIGRVRLLAGASVWYGAVLRGDNEWIEVGENSNVQDLACCHTSMGAPLTLGPEVTIGHKVMLHGCTVGRGALIGMNAVVLDHAVIGDHALVGAQALVPERKVVPERTMALGAPAKPVRTLSDEEVTRQLGSAAGYAANWRRFAAGCEPV; from the coding sequence ATGCCCCTCTACCGGCTCGACGGCATCGAGCCGGACATCCACCCCGACACCTGGATCGCTCCGACGGCGGTGCTCATCGGCCGCGTGCGGCTGCTCGCGGGCGCCTCGGTCTGGTACGGCGCGGTCCTGCGGGGGGACAACGAGTGGATCGAGGTCGGCGAGAATTCCAACGTCCAGGATCTCGCCTGCTGCCACACCTCGATGGGCGCGCCGCTGACGCTGGGGCCGGAGGTGACCATCGGCCACAAGGTCATGCTCCACGGGTGCACCGTGGGTAGGGGCGCGCTGATCGGCATGAACGCCGTCGTGCTCGACCATGCGGTCATCGGCGACCATGCCCTGGTGGGGGCGCAGGCCCTCGTGCCGGAGCGCAAGGTGGTGCCGGAGCGCACCATGGCGCTCGGCGCGCCGGCCAAGCCCGTGCGGACCCTCTCGGACGAGGAGGTCACGCGCCAGCTCGGCTCGGCGGCGGGCTACGCGGCGAACTGGCGGCGCTTTGCCGCCGGTTGCGAACCGGTATGA
- a CDS encoding DUF805 domain-containing protein — translation MLKAYFGDLADGRIGRARFVGLWLGLIGMALLAALAIVVALGAAVHLAAGDLEEVEAAVVPAIGIPAIVVLTLAGFAFLFANLNIVAKRARDIGWPGWLVAVLYLVLSGGASQAGEGGHGGTAGLGLVMMLVLAIIPANLFRRTPPDGQSSGRTSVPSSPRAR, via the coding sequence GTGCTGAAGGCCTATTTCGGAGATCTCGCGGACGGACGGATCGGGCGGGCCAGGTTCGTCGGCCTCTGGCTGGGGCTGATCGGCATGGCCCTTCTGGCCGCGCTGGCGATCGTCGTCGCGCTCGGTGCCGCCGTCCATCTCGCCGCCGGCGACCTCGAAGAGGTAGAGGCGGCCGTCGTCCCCGCCATCGGTATTCCGGCGATCGTCGTGCTGACCCTCGCCGGGTTCGCGTTCCTCTTCGCCAACCTCAACATCGTCGCCAAGCGGGCGCGCGACATCGGCTGGCCGGGCTGGCTCGTTGCGGTGCTCTACCTCGTCCTCTCGGGCGGCGCCTCGCAGGCCGGCGAGGGCGGGCATGGCGGTACGGCCGGCCTCGGCCTCGTCATGATGCTCGTCCTCGCGATCATTCCGGCCAACCTGTTCCGCAGGACGCCGCCGGACGGTCAGTCCTCCGGCCGCACCAGCGTCCCGTCCTCGCCGAGGGCGCGGTAG
- a CDS encoding CBS domain-containing protein, giving the protein MTVKAILKEKGGDVFTMSPDATLVEVAQELSRRKIGALLIMDGDRLAGILSERDIVRQIARAGAAALSAPASSVMTQTVQTATMDDLIEDVMTRMTNSRFRHMPVVHEGKVAGLISIGDVVKRRIEQAVRERDEIRDYIMST; this is encoded by the coding sequence ATGACAGTAAAGGCAATCCTTAAGGAGAAGGGCGGCGACGTCTTCACGATGTCTCCGGACGCCACACTGGTGGAGGTGGCGCAGGAACTTTCCCGTCGCAAGATTGGCGCTCTTCTCATCATGGACGGCGATCGACTGGCCGGTATCTTGTCCGAACGCGACATTGTCCGCCAGATTGCCCGTGCCGGGGCGGCCGCGCTTTCCGCGCCCGCGTCGTCGGTCATGACCCAGACGGTGCAGACCGCGACCATGGACGACCTCATCGAGGACGTCATGACGCGGATGACCAACTCCAGGTTCCGCCACATGCCCGTGGTGCACGAGGGCAAGGTGGCAGGCCTCATCTCCATCGGTGACGTGGTGAAACGCCGGATCGAGCAGGCCGTGCGCGAGCGCGACGAGATCCGCGACTACATCATGTCGACCTGA
- a CDS encoding threonine ammonia-lyase — protein sequence MDAPAPTISPDAIREAAARLEGVVLKTPCLAAPRLSQLTGANVFVKYENMQPTASFKERGAYNKLVSLTAEERAGGVIAMSAGNHAQAVAYHSARLGISSVIVMPERTPFVKVAATEGHGARVVLAGETIAESAIACAEIASAEGRLLIHPYDDPRIVTGQGTIGFEMLAEVPDLDTIVVPIGGGGLIAGIATAAKSVKPEVEIIGVEAALFPSCHAALRGEVGKCGGSTIAEGIAVKTIGKVTLPIIAELVEDVILVDEPTLEWAVNAYLTLQKTMAEGAGAAGLAAMLAQPERFRGRNVGLVLCGGNIDPRIAASIMVRELTRAGRIISIESDYPDEPGLLARITSAIGGAGGNILEVTHNRLALTHLARETSIRLTIETRDDAHAERIVEAVRAAGLTVRLSEHVEGRF from the coding sequence ATGGACGCGCCCGCGCCCACGATCAGCCCGGACGCGATCCGCGAGGCGGCCGCCCGCCTCGAGGGCGTCGTCCTCAAGACGCCGTGCCTCGCCGCGCCGCGCCTGTCGCAGCTCACCGGAGCCAACGTCTTCGTCAAGTACGAGAACATGCAGCCGACCGCGTCCTTCAAGGAGCGCGGCGCCTACAACAAGCTCGTCTCGCTGACCGCCGAGGAGCGTGCCGGCGGCGTCATCGCCATGTCGGCCGGCAACCACGCTCAGGCGGTCGCCTACCACTCGGCCAGACTCGGCATATCGTCCGTCATCGTCATGCCGGAGCGCACGCCCTTCGTGAAGGTCGCCGCCACCGAGGGCCATGGCGCGCGCGTCGTGCTGGCGGGCGAGACCATCGCCGAGAGCGCCATCGCCTGCGCCGAGATCGCCTCGGCCGAGGGACGGCTTCTCATCCACCCCTACGACGATCCGCGAATCGTCACCGGCCAGGGGACCATCGGCTTCGAGATGCTGGCCGAGGTGCCGGACCTCGACACCATCGTCGTCCCCATCGGCGGCGGCGGCCTCATCGCCGGCATCGCCACGGCGGCCAAGTCCGTGAAACCGGAGGTCGAGATCATCGGCGTCGAGGCTGCGCTCTTCCCGTCGTGCCATGCGGCCCTGCGCGGCGAGGTCGGCAAGTGCGGCGGCTCGACGATCGCCGAGGGCATCGCGGTCAAGACCATCGGCAAGGTGACGCTGCCGATCATCGCCGAGCTGGTCGAGGACGTGATCCTCGTCGACGAGCCGACGCTCGAGTGGGCCGTCAACGCCTACCTCACCCTGCAGAAGACGATGGCCGAGGGCGCGGGCGCGGCGGGCCTCGCCGCGATGCTCGCCCAGCCGGAGCGCTTCCGCGGCCGCAACGTCGGCCTCGTCCTGTGCGGCGGCAACATCGACCCCCGCATAGCCGCCTCCATCATGGTGCGCGAGCTGACGCGGGCGGGGCGGATCATCTCCATCGAGTCCGACTATCCGGACGAGCCGGGGCTCCTCGCCCGCATCACCTCCGCCATCGGCGGCGCGGGCGGCAACATCCTCGAGGTGACACACAATCGCCTCGCCCTCACCCACCTCGCGCGCGAGACCTCGATTCGCCTGACGATCGAGACGCGCGACGACGCCCACGCCGAACGCATCGTCGAGGCGGTCCGCGCGGCCGGTCTGACGGTGCGCCTGTCCGAGCACGTCGAAGGGCGCTTCTGA
- a CDS encoding iron-sulfur cluster assembly scaffold protein, with protein MLSDLYNDKILGFAANIERLGRLDAPDASATHRSRLCGSQVTVDVKMKDGRVADFAHEVKACALGQASSSIMARHVIGATVDELQTVHDQMEKMLKEGGPPPTGERWEELKYLEPVREHKSRHASTMLTFGATLEAARKATLAEAA; from the coding sequence ATGCTGAGTGACCTCTACAACGACAAGATCCTGGGCTTCGCCGCAAATATCGAGCGGCTGGGGCGGCTCGACGCGCCGGACGCCAGCGCGACGCACCGCTCGCGCCTGTGTGGCAGCCAGGTGACCGTCGACGTCAAGATGAAGGACGGGCGCGTCGCCGACTTCGCGCACGAGGTAAAGGCGTGCGCCCTCGGGCAGGCCTCGTCCTCGATCATGGCGCGGCACGTGATCGGCGCCACCGTCGACGAGCTCCAGACGGTCCATGACCAGATGGAGAAGATGCTGAAGGAGGGCGGCCCGCCGCCGACCGGCGAGCGCTGGGAGGAGCTGAAGTACCTGGAGCCGGTGCGCGAGCACAAGTCCCGCCACGCCTCCACGATGCTCACCTTCGGTGCCACCCTAGAAGCCGCCCGCAAGGCGACCCTCGCCGAGGCCGCATGA